DNA from Ignisphaera sp.:
ATGGATTATAGGCTAGGTGCCATAGAGCCTGGGCAAGTGTGCCCGGTATGTGGCAACACTATAAAGGGGTGTCCAGGTCATTTCGGTCATATAGAGCTGGCAGTTCCTATAATAAATGTCTTGTTTGTTAAGCATATACACGAGTTGCTTAAAGCAACGTGCTCAAAGTGTGGCAGGCTAAAAATTTCGCCACAGGCATTTGAAAGGTATAGAAAGTATCTTACTAGACTTAAGGAGAGGTATCCCTATCTAGCAAAGCTCTTCACAGAGTACATCAAGAGGCAGGCAATGAAGGCAAATGTTTGTCCGTATTGCGGGGCTAAACAGCCAAAGATAAAGCTTGAGAAGCCCACAACATTTATAGAGCAGTATCCTGATTCAAAGGATACTATAAGACTCAATGCTAGAGAGGTTAGGAAGAGGTTAGAGGCTATACCAAATGAAGATTTGGAGCTACTGGGTTATGACCCTAGGGATGCGAGGCCAGAGTGGATGGTGTTTACAGCTTTTCCAGTTCCACCAACATCTATTAGGCCTTCGATACTAATTGAAACAGGTATTAGATCAGAAGACGATTTAACGCATAAGCTAGTGGATATTGTTAGAACCAATGAGAGGCTAAGGGAACACATTGCATCTGGAGCACCAGAGATCATAATTGATGATCTTTGGGAGCTGCTCCAATATCATGTCACAACATATTTAGATAATGAGGTTCCTGGCATACCCCCAGCTAAGCATAGATCTGGAAGACCTCTCAAGACATTGGCGCAGAGACTGAGGGGAAAGGAGGGTAGGTTCAGAGGTAACCTATCAGGCAAGAGGGTAGATTACTCAGCTAGAACCGTGATTAGCCCAGACCCATACCTAAGCATAAACGAGGTCGGCGTCCCCATAGATGTTGCAAAAATTTTGACCGTGCCTGAGAGAGTTAATGAGTGGAACATTGATGAGCTAAGGAGATATGTGATTAATGGGCCGTTCAAATGGCCTGGTGCAAACTATGTTGTAACACCAGATGGTAGGAGAATTGATTTGAGATATGTGAGGGATAGGAAAAGCGTTGCAGAGTCTCTTGCTCCTGGATACATTGTTGAGAGACATCTTAAGGATGGCGATATAGTATTGTTTAATAGACAGCCATCGCTCCACAGAATGTCTATGATGGGCCACGTGGTGAAGGTCTTACCAGGTAGGACATTCAGATTACACTTATCTGTTTGCCCACCTTATAACGCTGATTTTGATGGAGATGAAATGAATTTGCATGTACCCCAAACAGAGGATGCGAGAGCTGAGGCAAGAACCCTGCTAAAGGTTCAGAACCACATTCTCACACCTAGATATGGAGGTGTTATAATAGGGGCTATACAAGACTACATAAGTGGCTCCTATGTTCTCACAATAAAGTCTACATTGCTTGAGAAAGAAGAGGTTATAGAGCTCTTGGCAGCAGCCGGTGTTGTGAAAGAGCCTCCAGAACCTGCAATTTTATCGCCGAAAAAGCTGTGGACAGGGAAACAGATTGTGAGCATGTTTCTGCCAGAGGACTTTAACTTCCATGGAAAAGCAAACATCTCATCTGGCTCCCTAAGATGTGATGACATCAACTGTTTCTGGGACTCATACGTAGTTATTAGACATGGCAAGCTTTTGTTAGGAGTCTTAGACAAGAAGACCATTGGTGCTGAGCAACAGGATAGCGTTTTGTACTGGCTTGCCAAGGAGTATGGTGCCGAAGTCGCAGCTACGTTTATGGATAAGATTTTCAGATTGTTTATAAAAGTGTTGGAGTTAAAGGGCTTCACATTAAGGCTGGACGATGTAGCAATAAGCGAGGATGCGCAGAGACAGATCCTGAACTTGTTAAGCGAGGCGTTTGAGAGGGTGAGAAACCTTGTTGAGCAGTACTCTAGGGGAACACTTGAGGTTGTTCCTGGAAGATCATTGGAGGAGAGCTTAGAAATAAAGGTTTTGGAGGTTCTTGCAGAGGCAAGGGATAAGGCAGGTGAGGTAGCGGTATCATCGCTCAACCCGTTTAACTATGCGTTTATTATGGCAAGAACAGGTGCAAGAGGAAATGTATTGAATCTAACACAAATGGCTGCTACACTAGGCCAAATGACGGTGCGTGGTGAGAGGATATGGCGTGGATATATGGGTAGACCATTGCCACACTTCAAACATGATGATTTGGGTGCTATTGCAAGAGGATTTGTTGTGAATAGCTTCTTTAGAGGTTTGTCGGTTACAGAAATGTTTATGCATGCTGCAGGTGGTAGAGAGGGTCTAGTAGACACTGCTGTAAGAACATCACAGAGTGGTTATATGCAGCGCAGGTTGGTTAACGCGCTGATGGATCTTCATATTGCCTATGACAATACAGTTAGAGATTCTTCTGGATCTATAATACAGTTCGCTTATGGTGAGGATATGGCAGATCCCTCAAAGGCTCCACATGGTAAGGTAGTTAATGTTGAGAGAATTGTTGAAAGGGTCTTGGGTGAAATTTAATGACGCTGCCAAGTGGTTCAGATGCTAGGAGTTCTAATGCTTATGATCTTATAGAGAAGAAGCTGGACGGGCGAATCCCAAGATCTATTATAGAGGAGCTGAAGGCTGTTGTGACGAAGTATAGTATTTCTGAGGAACAGCTGAATAAAATCATAAGTGAGGTGGAGAAAGAGATCGAGGAGAACAGCATTGATCCTGGCGAGCCTGTGGGAATGGTGGCTGCTCAGAGTATTGGTGAGCCAAGCACCCAAATGACTCTAAGAACATTCCACTATGCGGGTGTAAGAGAGTTAAATGTTACACTAGGGTTGCCAAGGCTTATAGAGCTTGTAGACGCTAAGAAAACACCTTCAACACCATTAACATATGTATATCTTAAGCCAGAGTATAAGAATAGTAGGGAGAAGGCAATTGAGGTTGCAAGAAAGATTGAGATGACGAGAGTTGTAAATGTTGCCCTCCGTATCGATGTCGATTTCTTCAATAACTCTATAAACATTCTTCTCGATAGGGATATGCTTGAGGATAAGGGGGTTGAAGTAGAAGATGTTATCAGGGTAGTGCAAAAATCTATGAAAAAGGCTAGGGTAATTAGAAGTGAGGAAAACCCATATGAAGTTATAATCCAGTTTGAGGAGCCCATAGACCCAACAAAGGTTGAGAGGCTGAGAGAGAAGATACTGGGTCTAAAAATTAAAGGTGTCAAGGGGATAAATAAGGTTATTATTCAGAGAAGAGGAGATGAATATGTTCTAGTGTGTGAAGGTAGTAATCTAAGTGAGCTTATGCAGATAGAGGAAATTGATTATAGGAGAATCAGAACGAACAATGTTAAAGAGGTTGAGGATGTCTTAGGAATAGAGGCGGCAAGGGCACTTCTCATAGAAGAGATAATGAATGTTCTCGAGGAACAGGGGCTCGAGGTAGACATAAGACATATTATGCTAGTAGCTGATATGATGACTAGAACAGGAACAGTCAAGCAGATAGGTAGACACGGTGTTATGGCTATAAAGGATAGCCCACTTGCAAAAGCAGCATTTGAAGTAACAGTTAAAAACCTTGTCAACTCAGCTGTAAGAGGTGAAATAGATAAGGTGACGGGCATAACAGAAAACGTTATTGTGGGTAACTACATACCTGTGGGCACATCTAAAGTTGGAATTGTTTTTAATCCCTATATGAAGACAGAGGGGTGAATAAACCAGGATGTCAGCTCAGCAATCTCTAGATAACATACTTAGATTTGTAGCAAGAACAGGGAAGATTGTAGTAGGATTCAAAGAGACGCTAAAGAATGTGAAGATGGGGAGGCTAAAATTTGTTGTAATAACATCAAATATCCCAGAGGCTATGAAGAATGATTTAGAGTACTATGCAAAGCTATCAAACATTGAAGTCATAGTGTATCCAGGCACAAATAGAGATCTAGGTGCATTACTTGGCAAGCCATTTTCAGTATCGACCTTGGGCATAATTGATACTGGTCAAGTATCGGAGGAGGCACTAAGATCTTTTGTAGGATCTGCAACTAGGTGAGTATAGCCATGGCAACAAAAGTCAACGACATTAAGCCTCAGTTCAATGTTAAACTAACTATGGAGGAAATGCGCTATATGACAATATTCCAGGATGTTACAGGTGTTACACCAAGAGATTGCGTTGTTAGTGATGAGCTCAACTCGATAATATTTATTGTTGATAGTGATAAGGTTGGATTGGCTGTAGGTAAGAAAGGCTACAATGTTAAGTACTTGTCAAAGCTGTTTGGAAGAGGTATAGATGTTGTTGGATGGGCCGATAACTTAGAGGATTTCGCTAAAAACATTTTCATACCAGCGAGGGTGTATAGAGTCCAACTTATTGAAGGATCAGATAGGAAGACTCTCTATGTATATGTCGATCCAAAGGATAAAGGAGTTGCCATAGGTAAGAATGGAAGAAATGTTACAAGGGCTAGGATACTTATGAAGAGATATTATAACATAGACAACGTTGTGATTGCATAGAAAACCATGTTATAAGTTTTTAAGCTTAGATATGCCAAAATACCTAGAGAATAAGCTGATGCATTTTCGGGGGGAGGGTGCTTGCCGGGTAAAAAAGGCGCTTACGGGCTCTATGCAGCAAGAAAGCTAAAGTTAAGGAGATTGAAGTTTAGATGGTCTCAGAGAGACTTTAGAATACGTATGCTAAAGCTGAAGGAGAAGTACGACCCATTGGAGGGAGCTCCAATGGCTAGGGGAATAGTTCTTGAGAAGGTTGGTGTCGAGGCTAGACAACCAAATGCAGCTGTTAGGAAATGTGTTCGTGTGCAGATTGTTAAGAATGGCAAGGTTGTAACAGCCTTTGTACCTTATGATGGCGGTCTAAACTTCATAGAAGAACATGACGAAGTTATAATTGCTGGTATCGGTGGCACAAGAGGCAAGTCTATGGGCGATCTGCCAGGTGTCAAGTACAAGGTTATTGCAGTAAATGGTGTTGCTTTAACGGAGTTGTTGAAGGGTAAGAAGCAAAAGCCTCTGAGGTAATGTATATGTCGTCTGGCGAGTTGCAAGCAAAGTTGTCTGAAATTGTTGCTGATCTAGATAATCTAAAGCTCTTTGGCAAATGGAGCTACAAAGATGTAGTTGTTCTTGACCCCAGTCTCAAGAAATATATATCGTTAAAACCTGTTGTTGTACCTCATTCAGCTGGCAAGCACGCTCATAGAAGATTTGGCAAGGCTGAGGTACCAATTGTAGAAAGGCTCATCAATAGGCTTATGAGAAAAATGAAGAATACTGGTAAAAAACATTTGGCATTTAACATTGTTAAACATGCATTTGAAATTATCCATGCAAGAACAGGGGAAAACCCAATACAAGTTCTTGTTAGAGCAGTAGAGAATGCTGCTCCCAGAGAGGAGACAACTAGGATCATGTATGGAGGTATAGTATATCATGTTGCAGTGGATGTTGCTCCAATGAGGAGAGTAGACCTAGCTATAAGGCATTTGACTGAAGGAGCATATAACTGCTCGTTTAGGTCTATCAAGCCTATTGAGGAGTGTTTAGCGGATGAAATAATTGCGGCAGCAGCTAATGATAGCAAGAGTTATGCTATACAAAGAAAAGAGGAGATAGAGCGTATAGCTCTGAGCTCTAGGTAGAGAACTGGTTTTTCATTTGATGCGATGCAACTATACACTTATAAGTTCTACCTGCTCACTTTTTGTTTCTTAGAAGAGTATCGATGAGAGGGTTTGGAATATGAGCACAAAACCACATCTAAATCTAGTTATAATAGGTCATGTGGACCATGGAAAAAGCACGCTAGTTGGCAGACTACTGGTAGAGATTGGTGCAATAGATGAGAAAACATGGAAAGAAACTGTCGAAGCCGCCATAAAGGCTGGTAAAGAAAGCGAGAAATATGCGTGGCTACTAGACAGATTAAAAGAGGAGAGAGAAAGAGGATTAACAATATCCCTTGCATACAGAAAGTTCGAGACCAGCAATTACTACTACACAATAATTGATGCACCTGGCCACAGAGACTTTGTAAAGAACATGATTACTGGTGCAAGCCAAGCTGATGTCGCTGTACTGGTGGTCTCTGCAAAGAAAGGTGAGTTAGAGGCTGGTATGAGCCCAGAGGGCCAGACCAGAGAGCACATTCTACTGGCTAGAACCATGGGTATAGATCAGCTCATAATAGCTATAACAAAGATGGATACCACAGAGCCTCCATACTCAGAGAAAAGGTTTATAGAGATTGTAGAGCTTTTGACAAAGTTCCTCAGATCCATAGGATACAAACTAGATACAGTTACATTTGTCCCAGTATCAGGCTGGGTTGGAGACAATGTTGTCAAGCCTAGCACAAACATGCCTTGGTGGAACGACCAGAAGATTGCAGAGCTGAAGAAGAAATATGGTGTCAACGGTGCTAAAACACTTCTGGATGCTCTAAATGCTGTAAAGGAGCCTCCAAAGCCTATCGACAAGCCACTGAGAATACCAATATCAGAGGTGTTCGTAATATCTGGTGTTGGCACAGTTCCTGTTGGCAGGGTTGAGACAGGGGTTCTAAAGGTTGGTGACACAGTAGTCTTTATGCCTCCCAATGTGTCTGGCGAAGTGAGAACTATAGAGATGCATCATCAGAGGCTAGAAAAGGCATTGCCAGGAGACAACATAGGATTCAACGTGAGGGGCATTTCAAAAGAACAGGTTAAGAGAGGAGATGTTGCAGGCCATCCAACAAATCCACCAACAGTTGTCGACGAATTCACTGCTAGGGTTATGATAGTCTGGCACCCAACAGCCATAGCACCAGGCTACACACCAGTAATCCATGCACACACTGCTAGCGTGCCATGTAGAATAGTTGAGATAGTTGCTAAACTAGACCCAAGAACAGGCCAGCCAACAGAGAAGAACCCGCCATTCATCAAACAAGGAGATATAGCGATAGTCAGATTCAAGCCTCTCAAGCCGATGGTCATAGAGAAGTACAGTGACTTCCCACAGCTCGGAAGATTTGCAATGAGAGACATGGGCAAAACAGTTGGAATAGGAATAGTAATGGATATTAAGCCAGCTCCAAAAGCATAGAGAAGGACTGAAGACGCAATGTCATCAATGGTTAGAATAAGGCTTTGGAGCACAGACTCCAATAACCTAAACTATGTAGTTTCGCAAATAGTTGACATTGCAAAGAAGGCAGGCGTAAAGATAAAAGGGCCAGTACCACTACCAGTAAAGAGACTCGTCGTGCCAGTACCAAGACTGCCACATGGAGAAGGAAGCAAAGTATGGGACAAATGGGAGCTGAGAATACACAAGAGAATAATAGATGTTGAAGCAAACGAACATGTAATAAGACAGATAATGAGGGTAAGGGTACCAGAAAACGTATACATAGAAATAGAGATAAGAAGAAAATAATTTTTGATACAAAACCCATCAAAAAGCCTTTCACGCGCCGGGGTGCCCGAGTGGTCTAAGGGGCCGGCCTGGAGAGCCGGTGGGGAATCCTCCCCGCGCGGGTTCAAATCCCGCCCCCGGCGCCACTTACATTTCTGTCACATTCCATCTATAATACAAAAGTTTTATTAGTCCGGTTGTCCATGTAGACTTTTGAGAGGTATAGTGGTTCCATGACTATTATGAAAAGTGTTGTGGGTCAGGGCGAGATTCTATCTGTTGTTATACTTGTTGGGGTGGTTCTTGTTATTGGTACAGCTCTCACAGCTCTTGTAGTACCACAGGTTATGAGGATATCTGAGGAAAACAATTTGAAGAGTCTTCTCCACACTGAGCAGAGCAACCTTGTTTTGTATAGAGAGTATGAGAATTCTACACATATTTTTCTAGGGGTTCTCAGGGTGGAGCCCGGCAACACGCGATACGCTATAGCAATTCTGTCGCAGGATCTCTCAATAGATGCTATACAAAGTGCTCAGCCAAATATACAGAGGCTTGTCAGCTTTCCGCAGTCAAGCTCATCGATGACTACGTACTCTGTTAGAAGAAGCAACGTTTTCTATATATTTGGCGGCGACTATTACCCGCTTCCCTCGCCTCCGAGGCAAGACTACATAAACGTTGTTTACGTACCAGAAGACATTGTGAAGAACTATGTGAGCCAGGGAAGGCCCTTCGTAGTGGCTGTAAACAAAGCTGTGCTGAATGCCTTGGGGGTGGAAAAAGCTAGGATAATCTTTTTAGTGCAGGTAAGCGATAAGTTCTACGAGGTTGGGGAGTGGGCTTTATGAGAGCTAGAATCCTATCCAAAGCACAAGCAGAGATAATAGGTGGTGTGCTAGCCATAGCTGTGTTGCTAATGGCTATAAGTACAATTCTGTATGCAACATTCGCATTAATGTCGTCATCGTCTACAAACATTTCGAAGAGAGCACAGTTCGAGGTTGAGAGAAACAGCGAGAGGATATCAGTTGTGTATGACGCCAACAAC
Protein-coding regions in this window:
- a CDS encoding 30S ribosomal protein S7, whose product is MSSGELQAKLSEIVADLDNLKLFGKWSYKDVVVLDPSLKKYISLKPVVVPHSAGKHAHRRFGKAEVPIVERLINRLMRKMKNTGKKHLAFNIVKHAFEIIHARTGENPIQVLVRAVENAAPREETTRIMYGGIVYHVAVDVAPMRRVDLAIRHLTEGAYNCSFRSIKPIEECLADEIIAAAANDSKSYAIQRKEEIERIALSSR
- a CDS encoding 30S ribosomal protein S12, with translation MPGKKGAYGLYAARKLKLRRLKFRWSQRDFRIRMLKLKEKYDPLEGAPMARGIVLEKVGVEARQPNAAVRKCVRVQIVKNGKVVTAFVPYDGGLNFIEEHDEVIIAGIGGTRGKSMGDLPGVKYKVIAVNGVALTELLKGKKQKPLR
- the rpsJ gene encoding 30S ribosomal protein S10 gives rise to the protein MSSMVRIRLWSTDSNNLNYVVSQIVDIAKKAGVKIKGPVPLPVKRLVVPVPRLPHGEGSKVWDKWELRIHKRIIDVEANEHVIRQIMRVRVPENVYIEIEIRRK
- a CDS encoding DNA-directed RNA polymerase subunit A' gives rise to the protein MSEEKIISGIKFGILSPDEIRKMSVVQITSPETYEEDGTPRAHSVMDYRLGAIEPGQVCPVCGNTIKGCPGHFGHIELAVPIINVLFVKHIHELLKATCSKCGRLKISPQAFERYRKYLTRLKERYPYLAKLFTEYIKRQAMKANVCPYCGAKQPKIKLEKPTTFIEQYPDSKDTIRLNAREVRKRLEAIPNEDLELLGYDPRDARPEWMVFTAFPVPPTSIRPSILIETGIRSEDDLTHKLVDIVRTNERLREHIASGAPEIIIDDLWELLQYHVTTYLDNEVPGIPPAKHRSGRPLKTLAQRLRGKEGRFRGNLSGKRVDYSARTVISPDPYLSINEVGVPIDVAKILTVPERVNEWNIDELRRYVINGPFKWPGANYVVTPDGRRIDLRYVRDRKSVAESLAPGYIVERHLKDGDIVLFNRQPSLHRMSMMGHVVKVLPGRTFRLHLSVCPPYNADFDGDEMNLHVPQTEDARAEARTLLKVQNHILTPRYGGVIIGAIQDYISGSYVLTIKSTLLEKEEVIELLAAAGVVKEPPEPAILSPKKLWTGKQIVSMFLPEDFNFHGKANISSGSLRCDDINCFWDSYVVIRHGKLLLGVLDKKTIGAEQQDSVLYWLAKEYGAEVAATFMDKIFRLFIKVLELKGFTLRLDDVAISEDAQRQILNLLSEAFERVRNLVEQYSRGTLEVVPGRSLEESLEIKVLEVLAEARDKAGEVAVSSLNPFNYAFIMARTGARGNVLNLTQMAATLGQMTVRGERIWRGYMGRPLPHFKHDDLGAIARGFVVNSFFRGLSVTEMFMHAAGGREGLVDTAVRTSQSGYMQRRLVNALMDLHIAYDNTVRDSSGSIIQFAYGEDMADPSKAPHGKVVNVERIVERVLGEI
- a CDS encoding NusA-like transcription termination signal-binding factor; the protein is MATKVNDIKPQFNVKLTMEEMRYMTIFQDVTGVTPRDCVVSDELNSIIFIVDSDKVGLAVGKKGYNVKYLSKLFGRGIDVVGWADNLEDFAKNIFIPARVYRVQLIEGSDRKTLYVYVDPKDKGVAIGKNGRNVTRARILMKRYYNIDNVVIA
- the tuf gene encoding translation elongation factor EF-1 subunit alpha; amino-acid sequence: MSTKPHLNLVIIGHVDHGKSTLVGRLLVEIGAIDEKTWKETVEAAIKAGKESEKYAWLLDRLKEERERGLTISLAYRKFETSNYYYTIIDAPGHRDFVKNMITGASQADVAVLVVSAKKGELEAGMSPEGQTREHILLARTMGIDQLIIAITKMDTTEPPYSEKRFIEIVELLTKFLRSIGYKLDTVTFVPVSGWVGDNVVKPSTNMPWWNDQKIAELKKKYGVNGAKTLLDALNAVKEPPKPIDKPLRIPISEVFVISGVGTVPVGRVETGVLKVGDTVVFMPPNVSGEVRTIEMHHQRLEKALPGDNIGFNVRGISKEQVKRGDVAGHPTNPPTVVDEFTARVMIVWHPTAIAPGYTPVIHAHTASVPCRIVEIVAKLDPRTGQPTEKNPPFIKQGDIAIVRFKPLKPMVIEKYSDFPQLGRFAMRDMGKTVGIGIVMDIKPAPKA
- the rpoA2 gene encoding DNA-directed RNA polymerase subunit A'', with product MTLPSGSDARSSNAYDLIEKKLDGRIPRSIIEELKAVVTKYSISEEQLNKIISEVEKEIEENSIDPGEPVGMVAAQSIGEPSTQMTLRTFHYAGVRELNVTLGLPRLIELVDAKKTPSTPLTYVYLKPEYKNSREKAIEVARKIEMTRVVNVALRIDVDFFNNSINILLDRDMLEDKGVEVEDVIRVVQKSMKKARVIRSEENPYEVIIQFEEPIDPTKVERLREKILGLKIKGVKGINKVIIQRRGDEYVLVCEGSNLSELMQIEEIDYRRIRTNNVKEVEDVLGIEAARALLIEEIMNVLEEQGLEVDIRHIMLVADMMTRTGTVKQIGRHGVMAIKDSPLAKAAFEVTVKNLVNSAVRGEIDKVTGITENVIVGNYIPVGTSKVGIVFNPYMKTEG
- a CDS encoding 50S ribosomal protein L30e, which encodes MSAQQSLDNILRFVARTGKIVVGFKETLKNVKMGRLKFVVITSNIPEAMKNDLEYYAKLSNIEVIVYPGTNRDLGALLGKPFSVSTLGIIDTGQVSEEALRSFVGSATR